One Burkholderia sp. 9120 genomic window, GCCGTCGCGCCGATCACGACGCAAAAGCCGATCACCACGGCGAACGCCAGCAACAGTTTGCGGAATACGGTCATGCGGTCGAACCACTTCATCTCATCATCCCTTCACAAGGTCTCGACAGGCTGTTTCGCCATCGCGCCGTAGCGACCCCGTTCGAGATCAGTTGGGTACGTAGCGACGCTCCTTCTCTTTTACGGCTGTCAGGGCGGAGTCTTGATCAGACAAATGGCAGGAATAACCGGGAAAGGATGATGTAAGCAACGCGCGTTGAGCGGGGCCGGATCGCGGCGCCACGCCTGTGCGGCCGCTCGCCGCAGGGGTGTTTGGGATTCGTCCGATGTATTGAGGTAAACCGGTCTCTTAGACTGCGTTTGCTGCGTTCACCCCATGAACTGCATGCGATGTTGTAACTCTCCGACTTGCCGCTCACGCTTCCCCGGCGTGAGCGGTTTTTTTTCGTCTGGCGTTATACGCTCGCGGCGAAGGCGCTTTCGGCGAGTCGTAACGCGTGAGCGCCGACGTCGTCCGGCCATGCCGCGACGATCGCCGCAAAACGCGGCTGGTCGTTCGCATAGAGCGCGCGCGTGGCGTCTTCGTAGTCCGGCAGATTGCCGGCCAGCGCGGTCATGAAGCGATAGACGGCTTCCTGCGCCGCGCGTCGGCGATCCTTCTCCTCACCCGCGACGCGCGCCGCCTCGACCAGCTTGCGCAGCGCCACCGACGCGCCGCCCGATTGTCCGTTCAGCCAATCCCAGTGACGCGGCAGCAAAGTGACCTCGCGGGCCACGACGCCGAGCTTGGGCCGGCCACGGCTGCGCGGTGTGCCGTCCTCGGTCGCGGTGGTCGGTTCGGCGGCGGGTTCGGCGGCGGGTTCGGCGGTCGGTTCGGCGGCCGCTTCACCGTCTCGCGGCTGGCTGGCCAGCCGCGCCACGATTTCCTCCGACGTGCCGCGCAAATCGAATTCGATCGGCTGGCTCGTGATGTCGTCGAAGATCAGCACGGGCGCCTGTTCGCCGCGCGCAAGCACCGCTTTGACCGCTAGCGCGACGTCCGACAGTGAACCCGACGCGATGCGGCGATGGCCTTCAAAGGCGGTGCAAGTGGAGATGGGCGAGGTCACGACAAACTCCTGAAAGAGGATTTGCCGAATTATACCCGGGTGAAATTTGGACGCAACATATTATCCGGGTGAAATTCAAGAACACCTTTGCGGTCTGCGATTGACCGCGCGCGCTTCAGGTCGCCTTAGTTGCTTCTAGTCGCTTAATCGCTTTAGTGCCCCGGCGTCACCGCCGCATGGCGAGCATGCGTGTGAACCGTCGCGCGATAACCCATCACGCGATTGCGGCCCGCGTCTTTGGCTTCGTAGAGCGCCTCGTCGGCGGCGTTGATCAGCGCGCGGCTCGTTGCGAAGGCGTGGCCGTGGGTCGTGGCGACGCCCACGCTCACCGTCAGCACATGATGCGAACTCGCCACATGGCGCAGTTCGCGGGCGTGAATCGCCGCGCGAATCTTCTCGGCGATGTGCGCCGCGCCGGCCGCGTCGGTATCCGGCAGCAGCACCGCGAACTCTTCGCCGCCGTAGCGCGCCGCCGTGTCGCCTGGACGCCGCACGTTCTGCGAGATGCTGCGGGCCACCGTGACGAGCGCATCGTCGCCCGCCGAATGGCCGTACAGATCGTTGAAACCCTTGAAATTGTCGACGTCGATCAGCAGCATCGACAGCGCCCAGCCATTGCGTTGCGCGCGGCGCCATTCCGCGTCGACCTCCTCTTCGAAGGTGCGGCGGTTGTTCAGGCCGGTGAGCCCGTCGGTGCGCGCCAGCATGCGCAACTCTTCCTCGGCGGCGCGGCGATGCCGCAACTGCTGCGAAAACAGCAAAGCCAGCGCGATGATCGTCAGATCGAGCGCGGCGATCAGCGAACCGATGATCCACGCGCGGTGCCGCCATTCCACGTAGATGTCTCGCGTGGACAGCGCGACGTCGAGGATCAGCGGATACATGTCGATATGGCGGAACGCGTACCAGCGCTCGACGCCGTCGATCGCCGCCGTGCCGAAGAAGTCGCCGCTCGGCTGGGTGAGAAAGCGCGAATAGTTGGCGGTGCCGGCGAGGCCGATACCGATGATCTTCGGATCGTAAGGACGCCGCATCAGCATCGTGCCGTCGCTCAGCATCAGCGCCATGGAGCCGCCGGTGCCGAGGTTCATGCCGGCGAACAGGCTGCGGAAGTAAGTGAGGCGCATCGTGCCGACCACCACGCCGCCGAAGCTGCCGTCCGGCTTGGAAATGCGCCGGCTCAACGCGATGCTGACTTCCTTGCCGGTCACCTTCGGGATGAACGGGTGACTGAGATACAGGCCGACGTTGGGAGAATCGCGTTGCACCTTGAAGTAGTCGCGATCGGCGACATTGATCTTGCGCGGCGGATCGGCTTGCGAATCGAAGCGGATGTTGCCCGCTTCGTCGACGACGAGGAGCGAGCCGAGGTCTTTGGCACTGGCCGAGCCGTCGAACAGCACCATTTGGCGCATGGCGGGATCAAGGTTCAGCACGCCGGGCTGCTTCAGACCGTCGATCACCGCGCGCAGCGACAGATCGTAGATCTCCAGATTGCGCGACACGTCGCGCTCGATCAGCAGGGAAACGTTGAAGACGGAGTCCTGGGCGCGCCGCAGCGCGTCATCGCGCATCTGGGCCAGCACCCACACGGCGATCGCGAGTATCGCGCTGGCCAGCACGATACTGATCGCAATCACGATGTTCGGTCGGCGCGTCACCATGGCAGGTTCGTTCAAGCATGCGCTGAGTCACGCGCGTGAAGAAGGAGGCCGCGTCCGCAATAGCGCGTCCCGTTTGCCCGTAGCGTACCAGACACGGCAATGCGTCAAACGATTGAATAGGCGGCTTTTTCCGGGCTTGAACGAAAACCGGAGCGCTTAGCCGGCGTGCAGATCGAGCGCGGGGGCGGACGCCGGGCAACTGAGCGCGCGAATGTCGACGGTTTCGAGCACGGCCTTGGCGGCGCCGTGGCGCGCGACGGTCAGCATGGCGAGGCCGATGTCTTCGGTGCTCAGCACGTAGTTCGGCAGCAGCGCGCGCAGCATCGGCAGGAAGGGTTTGGCTAGCGTGTAGAACAGCCGGTATGAACGTGTTTTCGAGCGGACGCCGTGCAGCGGTTCGATCACGCCCGGGCGGAACAGGTAGACGGCTTTGAACGGCAGTTGCCGTAGCGCGTTCTCAGTGCGGCCTTTGACGCGCGCCCACATGCTGCGGCCGCGCTCGGTGCTGTCGGTGCTCGCGCCGGATACGTAGACGAAGGTCATGCGCGGGTTGAGACGCGCGAGCGTGCGCGCCGCCGCCATCGTCAGGTCATAGGT contains:
- a CDS encoding DUF2239 family protein, producing MTSPISTCTAFEGHRRIASGSLSDVALAVKAVLARGEQAPVLIFDDITSQPIEFDLRGTSEEIVARLASQPRDGEAAAEPTAEPAAEPAAEPTTATEDGTPRSRGRPKLGVVAREVTLLPRHWDWLNGQSGGASVALRKLVEAARVAGEEKDRRRAAQEAVYRFMTALAGNLPDYEDATRALYANDQPRFAAIVAAWPDDVGAHALRLAESAFAASV
- a CDS encoding sensor domain-containing diguanylate cyclase gives rise to the protein MVTRRPNIVIAISIVLASAILAIAVWVLAQMRDDALRRAQDSVFNVSLLIERDVSRNLEIYDLSLRAVIDGLKQPGVLNLDPAMRQMVLFDGSASAKDLGSLLVVDEAGNIRFDSQADPPRKINVADRDYFKVQRDSPNVGLYLSHPFIPKVTGKEVSIALSRRISKPDGSFGGVVVGTMRLTYFRSLFAGMNLGTGGSMALMLSDGTMLMRRPYDPKIIGIGLAGTANYSRFLTQPSGDFFGTAAIDGVERWYAFRHIDMYPLILDVALSTRDIYVEWRHRAWIIGSLIAALDLTIIALALLFSQQLRHRRAAEEELRMLARTDGLTGLNNRRTFEEEVDAEWRRAQRNGWALSMLLIDVDNFKGFNDLYGHSAGDDALVTVARSISQNVRRPGDTAARYGGEEFAVLLPDTDAAGAAHIAEKIRAAIHARELRHVASSHHVLTVSVGVATTHGHAFATSRALINAADEALYEAKDAGRNRVMGYRATVHTHARHAAVTPGH
- a CDS encoding NAD(P)H-binding protein, producing the protein MKVLIFGATGMVGQGVLRECLRAPDVEVVQTVGRTRSGQLDPRLIEVIQPDLMDYSALEAQLTGFDACFFCLGVSSAGMKEADYTRLTYDLTMAAARTLARLNPRMTFVYVSGASTDSTERGRSMWARVKGRTENALRQLPFKAVYLFRPGVIEPLHGVRSKTRSYRLFYTLAKPFLPMLRALLPNYVLSTEDIGLAMLTVARHGAAKAVLETVDIRALSCPASAPALDLHAG